The Deltaproteobacteria bacterium DNA window TAGTGAACACGGTAAGCTCATTCTGATAGGCGGGAAAGGAGGGGTGGGCAAGACGACGTGCGCTGCTGCTGTGGCCCTCCATTTTTCGGAAATCGGAAGGAAAACCCTTGTCATCTCAAGCGACCCCACCCCTTCCCTATCTGACATCTTCGAGTGCTCCATCGGTGACAGAGAAACCGCCGTTACGGGGGTCGACGGCCTGTATGGAATCGAAATCAGCTCCGAGATTGTTCTGGATATGTGGCGGAAGAGATTTGGTCCGGAGATCTACGAAGTAATATCTTCCTTTGCAAACCTAGATTATGACTTCGTGGACTATATCGGTACGGCACCGGGAATCGAGGAGGAGTATATGCTCAACTACATCCTCGACCTGGTCGAGGGGGGGCAGTACGATCTTGTCGTCTGGGACACCGCCCCTGCCGGACATACCCTTAGGCTCCTCCACCTGCCCCAGATTTTCCTGAAGCATTTGGAAGCTGCCACAAAATTCTACCTTAATATTTATACCTACCTCGAGAAATTCAAGGACGGCATCCGCCTTCGTAAGGGGAAACGATCCCTCATGGAGATCATCAGCAGTTGGGGAGACCTGGCGGAAAAGATCGTTCGGTTCATCCGGGATCAGGGCAAGACCGCCTTTGTCCTGGTGACCATACCAGAGGCCCTCGGAGTCAAGCAGACCGAACGGATCATCAAGGATTTTGATGAATATGAGCTGACCGTGAGATATCTAATAGTCAACCACGTAATTGAACAGGCCGATTGCGACTTTCACAGAATCAAACAGAAAATGCAGCAGGACTATCTCCGGGTCCTTGAGGAGAGCTACGGCAAGCGCATCAAGATAGTCCATCTCCCCGAGTCACCTCGGGAAGTGAAAGGTCTCGAACGGATCAGCGAGGTCTCACGAATCCTCTTCCCTCCTGGGAGTTGATGAGGGGGAAATCCGTTCGACTGGGAGAAGGGAGATGGGTGGACAAACAATGCAAGGAGTCAGAAATGGCCGTATCAAGGGTGGTGCGCTGTCCTAAATGCGGAGCCCCTATCCGGGAGTATTCCTCCCCTCTGACCACAGTGGATATAATCATTCGGTGTAAAGTCAGTAACAAGGAGGAAGGATTGGTACTCATAATGAGAAAGAGAGAACCCAAGATGTGGGCTCTTCCAGGTGGGTTCTGTGAGTATGGAGAAAGTCTCGAACAGGCGGCCCTCCGTGAAGCCGTTGAAGAGACAGGGCTGGAAGTTGAACTCACTGAGCAGTTCCACACATATTCTGATCCCCGTCGCGATCCGCGCCACCACTCGATCACAACGGTCTTTATCGCCACGTCGGCGGGTGAACCCGTAGCCGGGGACGATGCCGCTCAGGTTCGGATCTTCAAGAAATCCCAGATCCCGGATACTCTGGCCTTTGATCATAGAAGGATTCTGGATGATTACCTCTTTTACGAGAGGACTGGATTGAGACCTCGCCCCTCAGCCACGCGACCGGGAAAGTGATCGCGATCAAATCCATCTGTTTCCTGCCTGAGGGATGTGTGAAAGAAGATCGCAGAGAGATCCGGTGGCAAGAGCTGCTAGATTATCAATGTTGCCACGTCCGTAGCGTACCGCTCCAGGGTCTCTTCCCTGACATGGACGCCCAACCCCTTCCCTGTCAGAGGAGGGGCCTCCCCGTTCTTCCCGAACCTGATGTCCTCCTCGACGACGTCTTCCTGGAGGGCCCAGGTACCGAAGGAGCCTTCGAGATAGAGGAGATCGGGAAGCCAGCCAGCAAGGTGGCGGCCGGCAGCCGAAAGTATCCCCGTCTCACCGACCTGACAGCCGAGTTGGACTCTCAATCCTCCCTGCCTGCCGATATCCGCGACTGCCTGGGAGGCGAGAAGCCCGCCGCACTTGGAGATCCTCACGTTGAAAGCATGGCACGCCTTCATTTCGCAGAGTTTCCGAGCATCCTCGATGGAACAGACCGATTCATCTGCGATAATCAGGGCTCCAGATGCAGCCGTTACCTTCTTGAGGCCCTCAAAGTCCTCTTTTGCCACAGGCTGTTCGATCGCTCGTATCTTGTACCTTCTTAATTTGTCGATATTTCTTAAGGCCTCGTCCTGTGTCCAGGCCCCGTTCGCATCGACACGAAGGTCAAGATCGGTGCCAAGCACGGCAAAAATCCTCTCAAAGACCGCAAAATCAACGGGATTCCCCACCTTGAGCTTGATCGTCCTCATCTCGTGCTCTCGCACAAGGGAGAGAAAAGGATCGAGTCTGTCAGGAGGAAGCAGGGGGATGACCGCGCTGTAAGGAGGGGGTTGGTTCCACTCAAACCCGAAGATACCCTCCAATGAACAGTCCCAACACCTGCTCGATAGATCAAGCAGTGCAAGTTCCAGAGCGCAGAAAGCCGCGGGATTTCTCTTCCACAGGGAACCGGCGGCCCAGTCGGAAAGGCACCTCTTCACGTCTCTAATATCGGAAAACGTCCGCGGGGAGAGCACATCGGCCAGGCTTCGTTCCATTACCTCGAAGGCAGACTGCGCCCCCTCGCCCGTCACGTAGCTCCTTGGGACGCCCTCACCGTATCCGGTCAAACCCTCAGACTGGAGTCTGACAACAATATTGTCCGTGTAGCTGCGGGAAGCCGCGTAGTGGTTGTATGATTGAACCAGGGGAAGCCTTAACAGATAGACGGTCGCCCTCTCGATCTTCACCTGTCACTCCCTCTCGACCCGATACTTTCATTCGTTGGAAATTCTTCCAAATGTACCATTGGTCGGGATGGGTGTAAACAAGCCTCTCGAATTTTTTCAGTACAGCTTCTGCCAATCCGTCCGGCATGGCCCCACCTGGCTGCCGGAGATTTTCGATCTCTGCAACGTAGCGCCCCTTCTCTTCCCTCCGTACGTATCCGAAAACAACAGGCGCTCCCGACCTCCTTTGCAAGATCGTCAGGATCCGGTCCACTTGGAAGGATGTCCCAAAAAGAGGAATCGATCTGCCGGGATAGGGTTTCCAACATTCCACCTCGTCACACTCGGTAATTAGGACTCTCCCCTCCTTGAGCGCACAGAGGGCCGAAAAGAAACTGTTTGGTTCACTGGCATCGATAATCCTCGCCCCCACCTTTGCAGCCTGCTCCCTACACTTTTCCCTGAGTCTCCGGGTCTTGAACTTTGCGATAATAGCAACTGGATATCCGAGAAGGGTCAAGAAGCCCGGGAGAAACTCTACAGCACCGAAATGGGCTGTTACTAGGATGACCCCTTTCCTTTTCAAAAAGAACCGATCCAGATGCCTCCTACCGGAGATACGGATTTTCTTTTTGAAGTAATCTTGCCACTGGCGATCGGTGGTACAGGCGAGGAAGAGCTTCTCAAAATAATGACGAAAAATCCCTTTCAGTGTAGCCCAAAAAAGGCCGTCGAGTTCTCGGCTGCTGCGGCTCTTCCCAAAAACCTCATGGATGTTTTTCCTTACGATTCTTCTATCTTCCCGATTCAACAGAAAATACAGCATCGTCACAAGCCATAGGAAATAGAAAGAAACCATCCACGGTAAAACCTTGACAAGGGCCATGAACACACGGGATTGCAAGAACCGGCTGAGATTGTGTCTCCTTATCCCCCTCATCCCCCATACCTCCCGGAAAAGCCGAACACGATGCAAAGCTATGTGATAGAGTTCACTCCTTTCCTCGTCCAACCCTCCGCCATACAAACCAAAAATCTTTTTACAATAAACAAAAGTGCCTAGTCAAGAAAAAAAACACTTAACAACTTAATGCTTGCACACGTGGTTGGCCAAACAACAAACAGCGCGTTCTCTAAAACATTGATAAGACGAGTAGACGATTTCGAGCAAAACCAAAAAATTGCTCAAGCAAGACCAATTATTAAGCAAAAAGCGTACCGAAGGCGTCCCATTCCATATGCCATTGATGTGAAAGACCTATTTCACGTCGATCCCTGGGAGGCTTACTAGCAAAATGGTAGGAAAATGGAGAGATACTATATCATTGTGATAGACTGGCCTTGAGAGGCGTCTTTGGGGCAGACCGTGAAACGATTCTCCACACCGAACCGCCGGGCATGGAATCGGCCCTCCCATCCCAGGCCCGTGGGGAGAATCTAGCCGTAGATGCCGTATGCTTTGAGCTTCCTGTAAAGCGTGGCTTCTCCGATTCCCAGAATCTCGGCAGCCCTTTTTCGGTGGCTCCCGCTTTTGATGAGCGCGTTCTGAATTGCCGCTTTCTCATAGGCAGCCAGCGTGTCGTCTGAAGGCGGAACCACACAGCTCGAGGAATGCTCCGAGTGGGAAGAGAAAACGGGGGGAAGGTCCCCGGGGAGGATCACCTCTCCCCGTCCCAGAGAGACCGCCCGACGGATCACGTTTTCCAGTTCCCGGATATTCCCGGGCCAGTCGGACTTCTCCAGGCAGGAAAGGGCCTCTTCCGATATTCCCTTTACGGGTGAGTACTCTGTGGCAAAGCGCTCCAGGAAATATCTCACCAGGAGGGGAATATCCTCTTTTCTTTCTCTTAGGGGCGGCAGGTCGATCGTCACCACGTTGAGCCTATAATAGAGGTCATCTCGAAACGTACCCCTGCCGACTTCCTCGGCAAGATTTCGGTTGGTACTTGCCACGATCCGGGTGTCCACGCTATAGCTTCTGGTCCCTCCAACAGGGCGTACTTCCCTCTCCTGAATAGTCCTCAAGAGCTTGGCCTGAACCGCC harbors:
- a CDS encoding ArsA family ATPase, which gives rise to MVSSLSKLDSEHGKLILIGGKGGVGKTTCAAAVALHFSEIGRKTLVISSDPTPSLSDIFECSIGDRETAVTGVDGLYGIEISSEIVLDMWRKRFGPEIYEVISSFANLDYDFVDYIGTAPGIEEEYMLNYILDLVEGGQYDLVVWDTAPAGHTLRLLHLPQIFLKHLEAATKFYLNIYTYLEKFKDGIRLRKGKRSLMEIISSWGDLAEKIVRFIRDQGKTAFVLVTIPEALGVKQTERIIKDFDEYELTVRYLIVNHVIEQADCDFHRIKQKMQQDYLRVLEESYGKRIKIVHLPESPREVKGLERISEVSRILFPPGS
- a CDS encoding NUDIX hydrolase; the encoded protein is MAVSRVVRCPKCGAPIREYSSPLTTVDIIIRCKVSNKEEGLVLIMRKREPKMWALPGGFCEYGESLEQAALREAVEETGLEVELTEQFHTYSDPRRDPRHHSITTVFIATSAGEPVAGDDAAQVRIFKKSQIPDTLAFDHRRILDDYLFYERTGLRPRPSATRPGK
- a CDS encoding lysophospholipid acyltransferase family protein, translated to MRGIRRHNLSRFLQSRVFMALVKVLPWMVSFYFLWLVTMLYFLLNREDRRIVRKNIHEVFGKSRSSRELDGLFWATLKGIFRHYFEKLFLACTTDRQWQDYFKKKIRISGRRHLDRFFLKRKGVILVTAHFGAVEFLPGFLTLLGYPVAIIAKFKTRRLREKCREQAAKVGARIIDASEPNSFFSALCALKEGRVLITECDEVECWKPYPGRSIPLFGTSFQVDRILTILQRRSGAPVVFGYVRREEKGRYVAEIENLRQPGGAMPDGLAEAVLKKFERLVYTHPDQWYIWKNFQRMKVSGREGVTGEDREGDRLSVKASPGSIIQPLRGFPQLHGQYCCQTPV